In Gemmatimonadetes bacterium T265, one DNA window encodes the following:
- the rpmG gene encoding 50S ribosomal protein L33: protein MPRDKIIMGCTECKSRNYFTTKNKRLHPERVEWKKYCPRCDKHQTHKETK, encoded by the coding sequence ATGCCGCGCGACAAGATCATCATGGGCTGCACCGAGTGTAAGAGCCGGAACTACTTCACCACGAAGAACAAGCGCCTCCACCCGGAGCGCGTCGAGTGGAAGAAGTACTGCCCCCGCTGCGACAAGCACCAGACCCACAAGGAAACGAAGTAA
- the nusG gene encoding transcription termination/antitermination protein NusG encodes MLGIPAHDRPAVDHRWYAIQTTSGHENKVKSLLQRKIDADQRAPEERPIRQALVPTQEAIEVKNGKKVPVERKIYPGYVLVEMTMNQDTLHVINGIQGVIKMVGHDKLPMPLRPEEVNRLLGIAEAEEAAPKEEIPFLVGQAVQITEGPFTDFSGTVEEVVADKGKVRVSVSLFGRPTSVELDYLQLKGY; translated from the coding sequence TTGTTAGGCATTCCCGCACACGACCGACCCGCCGTGGACCACCGCTGGTACGCCATCCAGACGACGTCTGGGCACGAGAACAAGGTCAAGTCGCTCCTGCAGCGCAAGATCGACGCGGACCAGCGCGCCCCCGAGGAGCGCCCGATCCGCCAGGCGCTCGTGCCCACGCAGGAGGCGATCGAGGTCAAGAACGGCAAGAAGGTCCCGGTCGAGCGCAAGATCTACCCGGGGTACGTGCTCGTCGAGATGACCATGAACCAGGACACCCTGCACGTCATCAACGGCATCCAGGGCGTCATCAAGATGGTCGGCCACGACAAGCTGCCGATGCCGCTGCGCCCCGAGGAGGTCAACCGCCTGCTCGGCATCGCCGAGGCGGAGGAGGCGGCGCCCAAGGAGGAGATCCCCTTCCTCGTCGGCCAGGCCGTGCAGATCACCGAGGGCCCGTTCACCGACTTCTCCGGCACCGTCGAGGAGGTCGTCGCCGACAAGGGCAAGGTCCGCGTGAGCGTCTCGCTCTTCGGCCGCCCGACGTCGGTCGAGCTGGACTACCTGCAGCTGAAGGGCTACTAG
- the rplK gene encoding 50S ribosomal protein L11, which produces MAKKVTGFVKLQIPAGKATPAPPVGTALGPQGINIMAFVKEFNARTQGQDTILPVEVTIYGDKSFTFILKTPPTAVLIKKELGLEKGSGVPNKTKVGTVTRAQLRKIAEIKMPDLNCDTVESAMAMVAGAARSMGVTVAD; this is translated from the coding sequence ATGGCCAAAAAGGTAACCGGGTTCGTCAAGCTGCAGATCCCGGCCGGCAAGGCGACCCCCGCCCCGCCGGTCGGTACCGCGCTCGGCCCCCAGGGGATCAACATCATGGCCTTCGTGAAAGAGTTCAACGCTCGCACGCAAGGCCAGGACACGATCCTCCCGGTGGAGGTCACGATCTACGGGGATAAGAGCTTCACCTTCATCCTCAAGACGCCTCCCACCGCCGTGCTCATCAAGAAGGAGCTCGGCCTCGAAAAGGGCTCGGGCGTGCCCAACAAGACCAAGGTCGGCACGGTGACCCGGGCGCAGCTGCGCAAGATCGCCGAGATCAAGATGCCCGACCTCAACTGCGACACCGTCGAGAGCGCGATGGCGATGGTGGCCGGCGCGGCGCGCTCGATGGGCGTGACGGTGGCCGACTGA